The following proteins come from a genomic window of Rhodoligotrophos sp. CJ14:
- a CDS encoding GXGXG domain-containing protein, with the protein MVTINLAETSLRELNQQLHRIDPGTNDREFIVLNPRGAHAVAVGVDAPVNIEIKGSVGYYCAGMNKRATIVVDGSAGPGIAENMMSGTVVVKGDASQYAGATGRGGLLVIEGNASSRCGISMKGIDIVVKGNIGHMSAFMAQSGSLVVLGDAGDALGDSIYEAKLFVRGSVKSLGADCIEKEMRAEHLELLTRLLDRAGVTDVKPQEFKRYGSARTLYNFNIDNADAY; encoded by the coding sequence ATGGTGACCATCAATCTCGCCGAGACGTCGCTGCGCGAGCTCAATCAGCAACTCCATCGGATCGATCCCGGCACCAATGACCGCGAGTTCATCGTGCTCAATCCGCGGGGCGCCCATGCTGTGGCCGTTGGCGTGGACGCCCCGGTGAACATCGAGATCAAGGGCAGCGTCGGTTATTACTGTGCCGGCATGAACAAGCGCGCCACCATCGTCGTCGATGGCAGCGCCGGCCCAGGCATTGCCGAGAACATGATGTCGGGCACCGTGGTGGTGAAGGGTGATGCCAGCCAATATGCCGGTGCCACCGGTCGCGGCGGCCTGCTCGTCATTGAGGGCAATGCCTCGTCCCGCTGCGGTATTTCCATGAAAGGCATCGACATCGTGGTGAAAGGCAATATCGGCCACATGTCCGCCTTCATGGCTCAGTCAGGAAGCCTGGTCGTGCTCGGCGATGCGGGCGATGCCTTGGGCGATTCGATCTACGAGGCGAAGCTCTTCGTTCGCGGATCGGTGAAAAGCCTCGGTGCCGACTGCATTGAAAAGGAGATGCGGGCTGAACATCTGGAGCTGCTCACCCGCTTGCTGGACCGTGCTGGCGTCACCGACGTGAAGCCGCAGGAATTCAAGCGCTACGGCTCGGCGCGCACTCTCTACAACTTCAACATCGACAACGCTGACGCTTATTGA
- a CDS encoding FMN-binding glutamate synthase family protein translates to MTYHNPPTTPRKSATFDDYTLSEIRRAAATGIYDIRGAGAKRKLPHFDDLLFLGASISRYPLEGYRERCATDVVLGSRYAKKPIELKIPITIAGMSFGSLSAQAKEALGRGATLAGTSTTTGDGGMTEEERGHSQKLVYQYLPSRYGMNPDDLRRADAIEIVVGQGAKPGGGGMLLGQKISDRVAEMRTLPKGIDQRSACRHPDWTGPDDLEIKILEIREITDWEKPIYVKVGGARPYYDVALAVKAGADVVVVDGMQGGTAATQEVFIENVGQPTLACIRPAVQALQDLDMHRKVQLVVSGGIRSGADVAKALALGADAVSIGTAALVAIGDNDPALEEEYRKLNTTAGAYDDWHEGRDPAGITTQDPELAARLDPIKAGRRLANFLKVMTLEAQTIARACGKNHLHNLEPEDLCALTIEAAAMARVPLAGTSWIPGQTPF, encoded by the coding sequence ATGACGTATCACAATCCGCCCACCACACCCCGCAAGTCGGCGACATTCGACGACTACACCCTGTCGGAGATCAGGCGCGCCGCGGCCACCGGCATCTACGATATTCGCGGCGCTGGCGCCAAGCGCAAGCTGCCTCATTTCGATGATCTCCTATTCCTCGGAGCATCGATCTCGCGCTATCCGCTCGAAGGCTATCGTGAGCGCTGTGCGACCGATGTTGTGCTCGGCAGCCGCTACGCCAAGAAGCCGATCGAGCTCAAGATCCCGATCACCATCGCCGGCATGAGCTTTGGCTCTCTGTCCGCCCAGGCGAAGGAAGCCTTGGGGCGTGGCGCGACACTGGCCGGCACCTCCACCACCACCGGCGATGGCGGCATGACTGAGGAGGAGCGCGGGCATTCCCAGAAGCTCGTCTATCAATACCTGCCCTCCCGCTATGGGATGAACCCGGACGATCTGCGCCGCGCCGATGCGATCGAGATCGTGGTGGGCCAGGGCGCAAAGCCCGGCGGCGGCGGCATGCTGCTGGGCCAGAAGATCTCGGATCGCGTCGCCGAGATGCGCACATTGCCCAAAGGCATCGACCAGCGCTCCGCCTGCCGTCATCCTGATTGGACCGGACCGGACGACCTCGAGATCAAGATCCTGGAAATCCGCGAGATCACCGATTGGGAGAAGCCGATCTACGTGAAGGTCGGTGGTGCGAGACCCTATTACGACGTCGCCCTCGCGGTCAAAGCCGGTGCCGATGTGGTCGTCGTCGACGGCATGCAGGGCGGCACGGCCGCAACCCAGGAAGTGTTTATCGAGAATGTCGGCCAACCGACACTTGCCTGCATCCGCCCGGCCGTTCAGGCCCTGCAGGATCTCGATATGCACCGCAAGGTTCAGCTCGTCGTCTCCGGCGGCATCCGCTCCGGCGCCGATGTTGCCAAGGCTCTTGCCTTGGGGGCCGATGCGGTCTCGATCGGCACGGCCGCTCTGGTTGCCATCGGTGACAACGACCCGGCCCTCGAAGAGGAATACCGCAAGCTGAACACCACCGCGGGCGCCTATGACGATTGGCACGAGGGGCGCGATCCCGCCGGTATCACCACGCAGGATCCGGAATTGGCAGCCCGCCTTGACCCGATCAAGGCGGGGCGGCGGCTGGCCAATTTCCTCAAGGTGATGACGCTCGAAGCACAAACCATCGCGCGCGCCTGCGGCAAGAACCATCTGCATAATCTTGAGCCGGAGGATCTCTGCGCGCTCACGATTGAAGCAGCTGCCATGGCGCGGGTGCCGCTGGCGGGTACCAGCTGGATACCGGGCCAGACGCCGTTCTGA